Proteins from a genomic interval of Micromonospora sp. NBC_00389:
- a CDS encoding carboxypeptidase-like regulatory domain-containing protein, giving the protein MSTHRRAWKQRAGVVVALVAGALLAVPATPALAADPGVQITGLSSGTLTSGQRATLSFRVTNNNVKLPPLNSDSVTIKVSTSFGELSCDGRCDFTEEINRGESGTYTVNLVAGNVAPGDTKSGKVQISASVGGDSDSAERDITVRGPQQQQTQTVRSVSGKVVVQADGKAVPNAVVMLQDSTGRRYDTTSDGSGNFRFTGTTEKPIAPGRIDLGASFDNVLATKTLNASANQSITGQRISLAIKVEVTPSPTPSASAEATPTEEATEEGAEDQASEEASPGAAANAANEDDGGGFGSYLIILLGGLLVAAGVGTIVLLWMKRKENGDDEDAPAGAGAVPAARGGFRGADDQTRVVGRPGGGPDPTMVGGAALSEAPTMMHRPVVDDVPPDPYGAPAQPYGAAGQQGWGGAGYGEEPAPAGYGGYGNAPASGGGYGTAANPEGGYGAGAAGDAYGAAPGSGAGYGGAPASGGGYGGAPASGGGYGGAPASGGGYGSRDYTAPAGAAGGAAYGERFDEPTGRYTGDSTQYPAPADPYATGVYQPEQGQGYGQPDPTTPYSGRTAEPTGGYGQQAGGYDQGGYGQQAGGYDQGGGYDQGGGYGQEPPQQRGGYDDRGGYDQSGGYGQQAGGYDQGGSYGQEPPQQRGGYDDRGGYDQSGGYGQQTGRTRPDTPPPTERGGRRLDWLDD; this is encoded by the coding sequence GTGTCAACACACCGACGTGCCTGGAAGCAGCGGGCCGGTGTGGTCGTAGCGCTGGTTGCTGGCGCTCTGCTCGCCGTCCCCGCGACACCGGCCCTGGCCGCCGATCCCGGTGTACAGATCACCGGCCTATCGTCGGGCACCCTGACCTCCGGGCAGCGGGCGACCCTCTCGTTCAGAGTGACGAACAACAACGTCAAGCTGCCACCGTTGAACTCCGACTCCGTAACCATCAAGGTCAGCACCAGCTTCGGCGAACTCAGCTGCGACGGTCGCTGCGACTTCACGGAAGAGATCAACCGCGGCGAGTCCGGCACCTACACCGTTAACCTGGTTGCGGGCAACGTAGCTCCGGGCGACACCAAATCCGGCAAGGTTCAGATCAGTGCAAGCGTTGGCGGCGACTCTGACAGCGCTGAACGCGACATCACTGTTCGCGGACCGCAGCAGCAGCAGACGCAGACTGTTCGGTCGGTCTCCGGCAAGGTGGTCGTGCAGGCCGACGGCAAGGCCGTGCCGAACGCGGTCGTCATGCTGCAGGACAGCACCGGCCGGCGCTACGACACCACCAGCGACGGCAGCGGCAACTTCCGCTTCACCGGCACCACCGAGAAGCCGATCGCGCCGGGCCGGATCGACCTGGGCGCGAGCTTCGACAACGTGTTGGCGACCAAGACGCTCAACGCGAGCGCCAACCAGTCGATCACCGGGCAGCGGATCAGCCTCGCGATCAAGGTGGAGGTGACGCCGAGCCCCACTCCGTCGGCCTCCGCCGAGGCGACCCCCACCGAGGAGGCGACCGAGGAGGGCGCCGAGGATCAGGCCTCCGAGGAGGCCAGCCCGGGCGCGGCGGCGAACGCCGCCAACGAGGACGACGGTGGCGGCTTCGGCTCGTACCTGATCATCCTGCTCGGCGGCCTGCTGGTGGCTGCGGGCGTCGGCACGATCGTGCTGCTCTGGATGAAGCGCAAGGAGAACGGCGACGACGAGGACGCCCCGGCGGGTGCCGGCGCGGTCCCGGCGGCGCGCGGCGGCTTCCGTGGCGCCGACGACCAGACCCGGGTGGTCGGCCGGCCCGGAGGCGGACCGGATCCGACGATGGTCGGTGGCGCGGCGCTGAGCGAGGCGCCGACGATGATGCACCGCCCCGTGGTCGACGACGTTCCGCCGGACCCGTACGGCGCGCCCGCGCAGCCGTACGGCGCGGCTGGCCAGCAGGGCTGGGGCGGCGCCGGCTACGGCGAGGAGCCAGCGCCCGCTGGGTACGGCGGCTACGGCAACGCTCCCGCCTCGGGCGGCGGCTACGGCACGGCGGCGAACCCCGAGGGTGGCTACGGTGCCGGCGCGGCCGGAGACGCCTACGGCGCCGCACCCGGTTCCGGCGCGGGCTACGGTGGCGCACCGGCCTCCGGTGGCGGCTATGGCGGTGCACCGGCCTCCGGTGGCGGCTACGGCGGCGCACCGGCCTCCGGCGGCGGCTACGGCAGCCGCGACTACACGGCCCCCGCTGGCGCCGCTGGCGGCGCGGCCTATGGCGAGCGCTTCGACGAGCCCACCGGCCGGTACACCGGCGACAGCACCCAGTACCCGGCCCCGGCCGACCCGTACGCCACCGGCGTCTACCAGCCGGAGCAGGGCCAGGGCTACGGCCAGCCTGACCCGACGACCCCGTACAGCGGTCGGACGGCCGAACCGACCGGCGGATACGGCCAGCAGGCCGGCGGGTACGACCAGGGCGGCTACGGGCAGCAGGCCGGTGGCTACGACCAGGGCGGTGGCTACGACCAGGGCGGCGGCTACGGCCAGGAGCCCCCGCAGCAACGCGGCGGCTACGACGACCGGGGCGGCTACGACCAGAGCGGCGGCTACGGCCAGCAGGCCGGCGGGTACGACCAGGGCGGCAGCTACGGCCAGGAGC